A genomic segment from Thermodesulfovibrionales bacterium encodes:
- a CDS encoding ABC transporter permease, which yields MEMAKRDIASQHIGSLLGFFWTFINPLIMIFILWFVFSIGFKTMPRDNVPFVVWLTAGMCIWNTFVEVINGSTSVISNNPHLVKKIVFPLSILPVVKLVASFVTHVIFLVFLILLIIFQGMPFSLYWLQAFYYFGAMSVLALGLGWITSSINIFTKDISQVVSVILQIGFWGTPIFWDLSIMPDKYQFFVKLNPMFYIVRGYRESFLYGVPFWYNWQMTLYFWGVTGLIFILGALIFLRLRPHFADVL from the coding sequence ATGGAAATGGCCAAGCGTGACATTGCAAGTCAACACATCGGATCACTCCTCGGTTTTTTTTGGACTTTCATAAATCCCCTGATTATGATCTTCATCCTATGGTTTGTTTTTAGTATCGGATTTAAGACTATGCCCAGAGACAATGTGCCTTTTGTTGTCTGGCTAACTGCCGGGATGTGTATATGGAACACCTTCGTCGAGGTCATAAATGGGTCAACGTCCGTGATCAGCAACAACCCCCATCTGGTCAAGAAAATCGTCTTCCCCCTTAGCATTCTTCCGGTAGTAAAGCTCGTTGCGTCCTTTGTAACTCATGTTATTTTTCTCGTCTTTTTAATCTTGCTGATTATTTTCCAAGGAATGCCATTCAGCCTGTACTGGCTTCAAGCGTTCTATTATTTCGGTGCGATGAGCGTGCTTGCGTTGGGACTTGGATGGATAACGTCCTCTATAAATATTTTTACGAAGGACATCAGTCAAGTCGTCAGTGTCATCTTGCAGATTGGCTTTTGGGGCACACCGATTTTTTGGGATTTATCGATCATGCCGGATAAATACCAGTTCTTCGTAAAGTTAAATCCAATGTTCTATATCGTTCGGGGTTACCGCGAGTCCTTTCTCTACGGTGTGCCATTTTGGTACAACTGGCAGATGACCCTCTATTTCTGGGGAGTAACGGGCCTTATTTTCATTCTAGGTGCTCTGATTTTTCTCCGTCTACGACCTCATTTTGCAGACGTGCTATGA
- the gmd gene encoding GDP-mannose 4,6-dehydratase, translated as MKRALITGIRGQDGAYLARLLLEKGYEVYGADRSGDTGSWRLKELGIEGDVRIRYMDLLELTNIMREIEKIRPDEIYNLAAQSFVQASFEQPILTSDIDAMGVVRLFEAIRATKSGARFYQASTSEMFGKIQTVPQNERTPFYPRSPYGVAKLFGHWTTVNYRESYGIFACSGILFNHESPLRGTEFVTRKVTRGIARLRCGLQDKIAVGNLDSRRDWGYAPEYVEAMWRMLQKDGPDDYVIATNESHTVREFIEFAFRYAGFDLLWDGKGLEEKGIDRKTGKTIVEIASEFLRPAEVDMLIGDYSKAREKLGWEPKVKCEELAKIMVEADIRRVGKRL; from the coding sequence TTGAAAAGGGCGCTTATCACCGGCATCAGAGGACAGGACGGAGCATATCTGGCAAGGCTTCTTCTCGAAAAGGGATATGAAGTCTACGGCGCTGACAGGAGCGGCGATACCGGTTCCTGGAGGCTGAAGGAGTTGGGCATCGAAGGAGATGTAAGGATCAGATATATGGATCTCCTTGAACTGACGAATATCATGCGGGAGATCGAGAAGATCAGGCCGGATGAGATCTATAACCTCGCGGCCCAGAGTTTTGTCCAGGCTTCCTTTGAACAGCCGATCCTGACGTCTGATATTGATGCCATGGGCGTGGTGAGACTGTTCGAAGCGATAAGGGCAACGAAATCCGGCGCGAGGTTCTATCAGGCATCGACGTCTGAGATGTTCGGCAAGATCCAGACAGTACCCCAGAACGAGAGAACACCTTTCTATCCCAGGAGTCCCTACGGAGTCGCAAAGCTCTTCGGCCACTGGACGACCGTAAACTACCGGGAGTCGTACGGAATATTTGCCTGTTCCGGCATCCTCTTCAACCATGAGTCGCCGTTGAGAGGGACCGAGTTTGTCACCCGAAAGGTCACCCGTGGCATTGCGAGATTACGCTGTGGACTTCAGGACAAGATCGCTGTCGGCAATCTCGACTCAAGACGGGACTGGGGTTATGCTCCTGAGTATGTGGAGGCGATGTGGCGCATGCTCCAAAAGGATGGGCCTGATGACTATGTCATCGCAACGAATGAATCTCACACGGTTAGAGAGTTTATTGAGTTTGCCTTCCGATACGCAGGCTTTGATCTTCTGTGGGACGGCAAAGGTCTGGAAGAAAAAGGCATAGACCGGAAGACAGGCAAGACCATCGTCGAAATAGCCTCTGAATTCCTGAGGCCCGCGGAGGTCGATATGCTGATCGGCGATTACTCCAAGGCTAGGGAGAAACTGGGATGGGAGCCGAAGGTGAAGTGTGAGGAGCTTGCGAAGATCATGGTCGAGGCCGATATCAGGAGGGTCGGGAAAAGACTATGA
- a CDS encoding molecular chaperone TorD family protein, whose translation MDHLDDREAERTELYRLFASLFMQEPAMETILTMKEMFRMECDDTPDEVAEDFRHLFLAPQGELPSYESLYNYPLKERPGLWGRVTEEVQNSYRAAGLVIDAEIGLAPDHLSAELLFMSYLIEHGLSGHQKDFLETHILTWVPEYCDEIRKRAHTTFYREVADLLKEFVTSDYEEFGHE comes from the coding sequence GTGGATCATCTTGACGACAGAGAGGCCGAGCGTACGGAGTTATACCGTCTCTTCGCTTCGTTGTTCATGCAGGAACCGGCCATGGAGACGATTCTGACCATGAAGGAGATGTTCCGGATGGAATGCGATGATACACCCGATGAGGTGGCTGAGGATTTCAGGCATCTTTTTCTGGCGCCGCAAGGGGAACTCCCGTCCTACGAATCTCTTTACAACTATCCCCTGAAGGAGAGACCGGGATTGTGGGGGAGGGTGACTGAAGAGGTCCAGAATTCATACCGGGCGGCGGGACTTGTGATCGATGCGGAGATCGGTCTTGCTCCGGACCACCTATCGGCTGAGCTGCTGTTCATGAGTTACCTCATTGAGCATGGTCTCTCTGGGCATCAGAAGGACTTTCTCGAAACCCATATCCTCACCTGGGTCCCTGAATACTGTGATGAGATCAGGAAGCGGGCGCATACAACATTCTATCGGGAAGTCGCTGACCTGCTCAAGGAATTCGTGACCTCGGACTATGAAGAATTCGGGCATGAGTGA
- a CDS encoding CAP domain-containing protein, which produces MKTAARNLLPCILRLAVTATVMAQWSPAHAWMCPTAVEEEVVALINQERQNNGLPALVLDVRLVEAARLHSQDMASNNFFSHTGSDGSDFTTRIDNSGYFWYTAAENIAAGYSTAAAVVNGWMNSPGHRANILNSSMRDIGVGYAYDALSTYGHYWTADFGNSYDSPMNGSCNEPQYTLTVTKQGPGTVTVSTGTLTWNGTTGTATYGANTPVTLTANADAGAFFAGWSEDCVGNASSCDMTMNDTKSVTATFSFTADFTASPISGYAPLLVSLTDASSILPSSWLWDFGDGTTYTAQNPSHLYKNVGSYNVKLTASDENGSVTVTKTNYITVSPCPNAKVHMASSYFASIQTAYDQSFSGDVIEMQAVDFIEALVLGQDKTVTLKGGYNCDCTCIVGYSTLDGSITIEKGTVIIDGVVVG; this is translated from the coding sequence ATGAAGACCGCAGCGAGAAACCTTCTCCCCTGTATCCTTCGACTCGCTGTTACAGCAACGGTGATGGCACAGTGGTCCCCGGCTCATGCCTGGATGTGTCCCACTGCGGTGGAAGAGGAGGTGGTCGCCCTTATCAATCAGGAGAGGCAGAACAATGGATTGCCCGCGCTCGTTCTCGATGTCCGCCTTGTTGAGGCCGCGCGGCTGCACAGTCAGGATATGGCCTCAAATAATTTCTTTAGCCACACCGGTTCGGACGGGTCCGACTTTACAACCCGGATCGACAACTCAGGCTACTTCTGGTATACCGCTGCTGAGAATATCGCTGCAGGATATTCCACGGCCGCTGCCGTTGTAAACGGATGGATGAACAGCCCGGGCCACCGGGCAAATATCCTGAACAGCTCCATGAGAGACATAGGCGTCGGCTACGCCTATGACGCCCTGTCCACCTATGGTCACTACTGGACCGCTGATTTCGGAAACTCCTATGACAGTCCCATGAACGGGTCGTGCAATGAGCCGCAATACACTCTCACCGTTACAAAGCAAGGCCCCGGCACAGTGACGGTCTCAACCGGAACTCTCACCTGGAACGGAACTACAGGGACTGCAACATATGGAGCCAACACGCCGGTAACTCTCACGGCAAATGCTGATGCCGGGGCGTTCTTTGCGGGATGGTCAGAGGACTGTGTCGGAAATGCTTCTTCCTGCGACATGACCATGAATGATACTAAGTCGGTAACGGCAACCTTCTCGTTCACGGCTGATTTCACCGCTTCGCCAATAAGCGGTTATGCGCCTTTACTCGTCAGCCTCACTGACGCCTCTTCAATTCTCCCAAGTTCCTGGTTGTGGGACTTTGGAGACGGCACTACCTACACAGCGCAGAATCCCTCTCATCTTTACAAGAACGTCGGTTCTTACAACGTAAAGCTCACAGCATCAGACGAAAACGGTTCCGTCACAGTAACGAAGACAAATTATATTACGGTCTCACCATGCCCAAACGCCAAGGTGCACATGGCTTCGTCATACTTTGCTTCGATCCAGACAGCCTATGACCAGTCCTTCAGCGGAGATGTCATAGAGATGCAGGCTGTTGATTTCATTGAAGCCCTTGTTCTTGGACAGGACAAGACAGTAACCCTGAAGGGTGGTTACAACTGCGACTGTACCTGCATCGTCGGCTACTCGACGCTCGACGGCTCAATCACAATAGAGAAAGGGACGGTGATCATAGATGGAGTAGTTGTCGGGTAA
- a CDS encoding SDR family NAD(P)-dependent oxidoreductase, with protein MKVAVVTGAARGLGRQIAITLRSCGYAVVINYNRSLTEANELAELLGDTTMALQADVKSLSEMGEMAEKVKSRWGRVDALINNAGITKDCLLMNYRESDLDEVLRVNLKGCFNAVKAFAPLMIKSGGGHIINVSSRSGVKGKAGQAAYSASKGGVLGFTIVAAQELSAHNIRVNALLPGYMPTGMGRAAEKSMEEAKADSLLKRLSDPEEVSRFIAYLLTTRGITGQVFGLESRV; from the coding sequence ATGAAGGTTGCGGTCGTAACCGGCGCAGCGAGGGGTCTCGGAAGACAGATCGCGATCACCTTGCGTTCGTGCGGATACGCTGTTGTAATCAATTATAACCGCTCTCTGACTGAAGCCAACGAGCTGGCAGAGCTCCTCGGTGACACGACAATGGCTCTGCAGGCCGATGTGAAGTCCCTCTCGGAGATGGGAGAGATGGCGGAGAAGGTTAAGAGCCGTTGGGGAAGGGTGGACGCTCTTATCAATAATGCGGGAATAACAAAGGACTGCCTGCTCATGAACTACCGTGAAAGCGATCTTGACGAAGTTCTTCGAGTCAATCTCAAAGGCTGTTTTAACGCGGTGAAGGCCTTTGCGCCACTCATGATAAAGTCCGGCGGAGGGCATATCATCAACGTATCTTCGCGGTCGGGCGTGAAGGGCAAGGCCGGTCAGGCCGCTTACAGCGCTTCAAAAGGAGGAGTCCTCGGGTTTACGATTGTGGCGGCGCAAGAGTTATCGGCCCATAACATAAGGGTCAATGCCCTCCTTCCCGGTTATATGCCGACAGGGATGGGAAGAGCGGCTGAGAAGTCCATGGAAGAGGCGAAGGCGGACAGTCTTCTTAAGCGTCTTTCTGATCCTGAAGAGGTCTCGCGATTTATCGCGTATCTCCTGACAACGAGGGGCATAACGGGGCAGGTCTTCGGTCTGGAATCGAGGGTTTAG
- a CDS encoding AtpZ/AtpI family protein produces MPEEPKEKPLFRQLLEASSVGIQLVLSTFVGFAIGYYLDKFLKTTFPWLTIIFLIIGIISGFHELLRVARKQNGPRKKDR; encoded by the coding sequence GTGCCGGAAGAGCCAAAGGAAAAACCCCTTTTCAGACAGCTCCTCGAAGCGAGTTCGGTAGGCATCCAGCTTGTCCTCTCGACATTTGTGGGATTCGCCATCGGGTATTACCTCGACAAGTTCTTGAAGACGACCTTTCCATGGCTGACGATCATATTCCTCATCATCGGCATCATCTCAGGGTTCCATGAACTCCTGAGGGTCGCGAGAAAGCAGAATGGGCCTCGGAAAAAAGATCGTTAA
- a CDS encoding tail fiber domain-containing protein, protein MKKLFVVLMGVLIITSVMTVPMFAADKLIVKDSYGTNTVFVVQDTGQVGVGTAPTNEMVNVLNNQNASTALRVANSNIIGASAASAQEQFALGPKGGEHLILQVLSDSHPSLPMVTLLNTTTHDFYFRLGGKNVFKAIKANAVQDTLVLNSGNVGIGTSTPAHKLQVCGPGGCSYNDGGTAWVDASSREYKENIQTLSADKAMDALNNLNPVTFTYKTMPEQNHVGFIAEDVPDLVAMRDRKGLSSMDIVAVLTKVVQEQNKMIEALSAKIDRIEKGAAK, encoded by the coding sequence ATGAAAAAGTTGTTCGTAGTTCTGATGGGTGTGTTGATCATTACAAGTGTGATGACTGTCCCGATGTTTGCGGCGGATAAGCTGATCGTAAAGGATTCGTACGGCACGAACACGGTATTTGTGGTCCAGGATACTGGTCAGGTTGGTGTGGGGACTGCACCAACAAATGAGATGGTTAACGTGCTGAATAACCAAAATGCAAGCACAGCGTTGCGGGTTGCAAATTCAAACATCATAGGTGCAAGTGCTGCAAGCGCTCAGGAGCAATTTGCTCTTGGTCCCAAAGGGGGTGAACATCTAATCCTTCAGGTGCTCTCAGATTCTCATCCATCCTTGCCTATGGTTACCCTCTTGAATACTACCACCCATGATTTTTATTTCAGATTGGGGGGGAAGAATGTCTTTAAGGCGATAAAGGCAAATGCAGTCCAAGATACGCTGGTTCTCAATTCCGGGAATGTTGGTATCGGGACAAGCACGCCTGCCCATAAATTGCAGGTTTGTGGTCCCGGCGGTTGTTCTTATAATGATGGAGGTACTGCATGGGTCGATGCTTCGAGCAGGGAGTACAAGGAAAATATCCAGACCCTTAGTGCAGACAAAGCCATGGATGCGCTGAATAACCTCAACCCCGTAACTTTTACCTACAAGACCATGCCAGAGCAGAATCATGTCGGATTCATCGCGGAAGATGTTCCCGATCTCGTTGCTATGAGAGACAGGAAGGGCTTAAGTTCGATGGACATCGTCGCTGTTCTGACAAAGGTTGTTCAGGAGCAAAATAAGATGATAGAGGCTTTATCTGCGAAGATTGATAGAATCGAAAAGGGCGCTGCGAAGTAA